A window from Fusarium musae strain F31 chromosome 8, whole genome shotgun sequence encodes these proteins:
- a CDS encoding hypothetical protein (EggNog:ENOG41), which yields MEIITPQDYQNNARKRQRRSLRPCDACRKRKTRCVTKDGDDNCVHCQLRATPCTFQHDPPERQVASGSGSGSGSGSSGAIISGPNSNTTISLQQLPPQDDVAHEDQSQTSARSMSQSRKTSRDDVQSVHSVPSVQAFLSPAETRASADSGIPLAPPSVMVPELGPLDRTMGCSSTRFAELYGLGSDMEPILMRHRPYDPQTHEFSLDTHAIRRVLERDDGQEYPLTFHMARDEKAVEGDPTFSQVDAIESCVRPHGPSLVELFWRHVQPCYPILSKDPFTLAYSQSYRRIPAALLGAIYLSAIRWWTYDPELSIRNPPDVALLRRMLRSAIPASYHRPKLSSIQAALLLLQCQPEDPLNPDHTFQWGLTCQALAIGQCLGLHLDASNWTIPQWERNVRKRLSWALFMQDRWTALAYGRPVHIHDDDWTVGDLTPGDFSDFDSEGHAPASASASGSVSSSVSVSGSDDDRRSIAATGMTQFIQMVRLTQILSVVYSNFYTARTCREQDTVILWEKARPLFEMLTNWYHSIPPTLQMNVIYQRKLCFHGYLHFSYYGVVMTLLRRLIRSTALPPRCSDDRVLSSIRQIALQTAQSAISFVISLRPDHLEAFWYFTSPYLFSLLGSFTTLLLVTSLSSQERHFWQETLNSYLWNLRMMSKSHQPMQYAVNRLEGAILRGLEHSLAVNLNEPLNDKVSPMMGNYGADVYEYTDFGDWDLAAGASGPYDLLSGLVIQPTPMMPQRDLG from the coding sequence ATGGAAATCATCACACCCCAGGACTATCAGAACAACGCTCGCAAGCGACAGCGTCGCAGTCTTCGTCCTTGTGACGCCTGTCGGAAGCGCAAGACTCGCTGCGTTACAAAGGACGGCGACGACAACTGCGTCCACTGCCAGCTGAGAGCCACGCCGTGTACCTTCCAGCATGATCCTCCGGAGCGACAGGTCGCCAgcggcagtggcagtggcagtggcagtggcagtagTGGTGCTATTATTTCCGGCCCAAACTCAAATACAACAATCTCCCTGCAACAGCTGCCGCCGCAGGACGATGTCGCCCATGAGGACCAGAGCCAGACGTCAGCCCGCAGCATGAGCCAGAGCCGGAAAACGTCGCGAGACGATGTCCAGTCTGTTCACTCCGTCCCCTCGGTCCAGGCGTTTTTATCTCCTGCTGAGACCAGGGCTTCTGCTGATAGCGGGATTCCTCTCGCTCCGCCCTCTGTCATGGTCCCGGAGCTTGGTCCCCTGGACCGCACTATGGGATGCTCGTCGACGCGGTTTGCAGAGCTTTATGGTCTGGGGAGCGATATGGAGCCTATACTAATGCGACATCGACCATACGATCCTCAGACTCACGAGTTTAGCCTCGACACGCATGCTATTCGACGCGTGCTGGAGAGAGATGACGGTCAGGAGTATCCCTTGACATTTCACATGGCTCGTGATGAAAAGGCAGTTGAAGGCGATCCGACATTTTCTCAAGTTGACGCTATCGAGAGCTGTGTTCGTCCTCACGGCCCAAGTCTCGTTGAGCTCTTCTGGAGACACGTACAACCATGCTATCCCATCCTCTCCAAGGACCCCTTTACCCTTGCCTACAGCCAGTCATACCGACGCATTCCCGCCGCCCTCCTCGGAGCCATCTATCTGTCCGCCATTCGCTGGTGGACCTACGACCCTGAGCTGTCCATCAGAAACCCCCCTGACGTCGCCCTCCTCCGCAGGATGCTACGGTCCGCCATACCAGCATCTTATCACCGCCCAAAGCTCAGTTCCATCCAGGCCGCACTCCTCCTGCTGCAGTGCCAGCCCGAGGACCCCCTCAACCCGGACCACACGTTCCAATGGGGACTCACCTGCCAGGCGCTTGCGATAGGCCAGTGTCTTGGGCTTCACCTCGATGCGAGCAACTGGACTATTCCGCAATGGGAGAGAAATGTTCGCAAGCGGCTCAGCTGGGCGCTATTCATGCAGGATCGCTGGACGGCATTGGCTTACGGACGTCCTGTGCATATTCACGACGATGACTGGACAGTGGGCGATCTTACACCGGGCGATTTTTCTGATTTCGACAGCGAAGGCCACGCACCTGCTTCGGCGTCCGCTTCTGGTTCGGTTTCTAGTTCTGTCTCTGTGTCTGGCTCTGACGATGACCGGAGATCTATTGCTGCGACTGGCATGACGCAGTTTATACAGATGGTGCGGCTGACGCAGATTCTATCCGTTGTCTACTCCAACTTTTACACAGCGCGGACATGTCGTGAGCAAGATACCGTTATTCTGTGGGAGAAAGCCCGGCCGCTCTTCGAGATGTTGACCAACTGGTACCATAGTATTCCGCCGACACTGCAGATGAACGTTATTTACCAGCGCAAGCTGTGCTTCCACGGATACCTGCACTTCTCCTACTACGGCGTCGTAATGACCTTACTGCGCCGCTTAATACGCTCTACAGCACTCCCACCGCGATGCTCGGACGATCGAGTCCTCTCCAGCATTCGACAGATTGCGCTGCAGACAGCTCAGAGCGCCATATCCTTTGTCATAAGCTTGCGACCCGATCATCTCGAGGCGTTCTGGTACTTCACGTCACCCTACCTCTTCTCGCTCCTTGGCTCCTTCACCACATTACTTCTCGTCACCTCGCTATCATCGCAGGAGCGACATTTCTGGCAGGAGACCCTAAACTCGTATCTCTGGAACCTTCGCATGATGAGCAAAAGCCATCAGCCGATGCAATATGCCGTTAATCGACTGGAGGGGGCTATATTGCGCGGCCTGGAGCATTCTCTCGCGGTTAATCTGAACGAGCCGCTTAATGATAAAGTTAGCCCCATGATGGGCAATTATGGTGCTGATGTTTATGAATATACTGATTTCGGCGACTGGGATCTCGCTGCGGGCGCGTCGGGGCCTTATGATCTCCTCAGCGGTTTGGTCATTCAGCCAACTCCCATGATGCCGCAGAGAGATCTTGGATGA
- a CDS encoding hypothetical protein (EggNog:ENOG41~CAZy:GH32): protein MRSILPVPTPPPETCPYSRESHYQASADVIPLLIDDTYHVFHLNTPPTTKHHPERLRATWSRLRSTNLIEWERDPEPVLAPGESSSDPDADGAWTGCAVLDLDQCMNIFYTGYNLSQNGRQTILRARAKDLHGTKFDKDATPVTIHPKGLDKYEDIDFRDPFVFYNRAEGRYWMLVATRLANGPYWSRGCIALLTSPDLEAWTVAPEPLYAPNDVFCPECPEIFTLPNGKWYLVYSRFHAPNAGTVYRIADTPYGPFRVPRDGSHGRLDGRRWYAAKSCPKAGDPDKRISFGWIGDYADDEKKWLWGGDLGVTRVLWADTNACLRIDASQEFRSYIWRCSKPVSPSNAAPSLYLCSLGTTATHFPELGSAEWKDNLMVDFKVAACDAHTFGVMLQTDSSGKGHRLQFNPQGNGFFSVALITDFPPLDDFWADQYHMYIPRPVDGPELVRHDNVSLVDGVFLFLRGQLVEVFCGGRALSFRLPIPSNWASGERDGVRRLGWFVEDGMVDLVDINMRHSRSYKDNSVESDNGLEDAD from the coding sequence ATGCGATCAATACTCCCTGTCCCAACTCCACCTCCCGAAACATGTCCCTACTCCCGCGAATCACACTATCAAGCCTCCGCCGATGTCATTCCTCTTCTCATTGACGATACATACCACGTCTTTCACCTCAACACCCCGCCAACCACAAAGCACCACCCAGAGCGTCTAAGAGCAACATGGTCGCGACTCCGATCAACAAATCTCATCGAGTGGGAGCGTGATCCAGAGCCTGTCTTGGCGCCTGGTGAGTCAAGCTCCGATCCAGATGCCGATGGTGCTTGGACGGGATGTGCAGTGCTTGATCTAGATCAGTGCATGAACATTTTTTACACGGGGTATAACCTGTCGCAAAATGGTCGACAGACGATACTTCGTGCCAGAGCAAAGGATCTTCATGGCACCAAGTTTGATAAAGATGCAACACCGGTCACAATTCACCCCAAAGGACTCGATAAGTATGAGGACATTGACTTTCGAGATCCCTTTGTCTTTTATAACCGCGCCGAGGGTCGATATTGGATGCTCGTAGCTACTCGACTAGCCAATGGCCCGTATTGGAGCCGCGGATGCATCGCACTGTTGACATCCCCGGATCTCGAAGCCTGGACCGTTGCGCCTGAACCTCTATACGCCCCCAACGACGTCTTCTGTCCCGAATGTCCAGAGATATTCACACTGCCCAACGGGAAGTGGTATCTTGTGTACTCGCGCTTCCACGCCCCGAATGCAGGAACTGTGTATCGCATCGCTGACACACCATACGGGCCATTCCGTGTGCCAAGAGACGGATCTCATGGCCGCCTCGACGGACGCCGTTGGTACGCAGCCAAGTCGTGCCCTAAAGCGGGAGATCCCGACAAGAGAATCAGCTTTGGCTGGATTGGAGACTACGCggacgatgagaagaagtggcTCTGGGGAGGTGATCTCGGTGTCACTAGAGTTTTATGGGCAGACACAAACGCCTGTCTGCGCATTGATGCCTCTCAAGAGTTTAGGAGCTACATATGGCGATGCTCCAAGCCTGTGTCGCCTAGCAATGCTGCTCCGAGCTTATATCTCTGCTCCCTTGGCACAACGGCGACTCATTTCCCTGAGCTGGGCTCTGCGGAGTGGAAGGATAATCTCATGGTAGATTTCAAAGTCGCAGCTTGTGATGCGCATACGTTTGGCGTCATGCTGCAGACCGACAGCTCAGGTAAAGGCCATCGTCTCCAATTTAACCCGCAGGGAAACGGCTTTTTCTCCGTCGCCCTCATCACCGACTTTCCACCCCTCGACGACTTCTGGGCAGACCAGTACCACATGTACATCCCCCGACCTGTCGACGGTCCCGAGTTAGTCCGACACGATAACGTCAGTCTCGTCGATGGAGTCTTCCTCTTTTTGAGGGGTCAGCTCGTCGAGGTCTTCTGCGGAGGGCGAGCGCTGAGTTTTCGACTACCTATACCGTCCAACTGGGCAAGCGGCGAGCGAGACGGTGTGCGCAGATTGGGATGGTTTGTGGAAGATGGTATGGTTGATTTAGTTGATATTAATATGCGGCATTCGAGGAGCTACAAGGACAACTCAGTTGAGTCTGACAATGGCCTCGAAGATGCCGACTAA
- a CDS encoding hypothetical protein (EggNog:ENOG41), whose product MPKSFVVKDPYVWLCCGFAALGACLYGYEGVYFTGVSTLDVFVRDFGTRGDDGEFHISPQNLAVMTSMINVGELVGSLLAAPLNDLFGRKGSLLTGSVAVVVGVVMQLSTTSSRALITAGRAVSGFGVGTFSVTSPLYMGEIAPESLRSPLLMCWQLVLSVSQIIAAGINRSVIHNNTSFAYRFPIGFQLIFPLILFLGITWLPESPRWLLRRGHHDKAMRSLRLLHHEDKHYDAKPVMQNIEEDLEKESSSEIESAWIQLITDPIERRKVIYSAGALIAQQINGIQWFYYFGTIFSKAIGLKDPFLMTLIVFIIQVFVVLAAVLLANKIPRRPLLLITTGIMTVSIFVVGCLGIPGGTPSETVGKVIISFVIIEIVAFNFAWGPLGWTIASEMAVGRNRNKIYAVAVASFWVTVWATVFTLPYLYYSANLGPKTGFVYTGLCFVTLSYVYFCVGEVTGRSIEEINGFFRDGIPARHWKKQPFAEAQRDHRVNLVEVQGHEKTANR is encoded by the exons ATGCCGAAAAGCTTCGTCGTCAAGGATCCCTACGTCTGGCTGTGCTGCGGCTTCGCTGCCCTCGGAGCGTGTCTATACGGCTACGAGGGCGTATACTTTACCGGAGTTTCGACTCTCG ATGTCTTTGTTCGCGACTTTGGAACGCGGGGTGACGATGGCGAGTTCCACATCTCGCCCCAGAATCTAGCTGTCATGACGAGCATGATCAATGTGGGCGAGTTAGTGGGATCGTTGCTAGCAGCACCGTTGAACGATCTATTCGGCCGAAAGGGCTCGCTCTTGACCGGCTCCGTTGCCGTGGTCGTTGGTGTTGTAATGCAGCTATCGACAACTTCGAGCCGTGCTCTTATCACCGCCGGTAGAGCCGTATCCGGGTTTGGGGTGGGAACCTTTTCGGTAACTTCGCCTCTGTACATGGGA GAAATAGCGCCGGAGTCTTTGAGAAGTCCCCTTCTCATGTGTTGGCAGCTCGTTTTGTCCGTCTCGCAGATCATCGCTGCTGGTATCAACAGGAGTGTTATCCACAACAACACGAGTTTTGCATATCGATTTCCAATTGGATTCCAACTCATCTTCCCATTGATTCTATTCCTCGGAATTACATGGCTTCCAGAATCGCCGCGCTGGTTGCTCCGTCGTGGGCATCATGACAAAGCGATGCGGTCTCTCCGCTTACTTCACCATGAAGATAAGCACTACGACGCTAAACCCGTGATGCAGAACATCGAAGAAGATCTCGAAAAAGAAAGTTCTAGTGAGATTGAAAGCGCGTGGATCCAACTAATCACAGACCCAATTGAACGTCGCAAGGTGATCTACAGCGCCGGCGCCCTGATCGCCCAGCAGATCAACGGGATCCAGTGGTTCTACTACTTTggcaccatcttctccaaagcAATTGGTCTCAAGGACCCGTTTCTTATGACCCTTATTGTATTCATCATTCAAGTCTTTGTCGTTCTTGCGGCGGTGTTGCTGGCTAACAAGATTCCGCGCCGACCTCTCTTGCTCATCACCACGGGGATCATGACTGTGTCTATCTTTGTGGTTGGATGCTTGGGTATCCCTGGCGGAACTCCAAGCGAAACTGTAGGGAAGGTGATTATAAGTTTTGTGATTATTGAGATTGTCGCCTTCAACTTTGCTTGGGGTCCTCTTGGCTGGACTATC GCTTCGGAAATGGCCGTTGGGAGAAACCGAAACAAAATCTACGCAGTAGCAGTCGCTTCTTTCTGGGTCACAGTCTGGGCTACTGTCTTCACTCTACCATACCTCTACTACTCCGCCAACCTCGGCCCCAAGACAGGCTTCGTCTACACAGGTCTATGCTTCGTCACGTTGAGCTACGTATACTTCTGTGTTGGCGAAGTTACGGGCCGCAGTATAGAGGAGATAAACGGCTTCTTTCGAGATGGCATCCCTGCACGGCATTGGAAAAAGCAGCCATTCGCTGAAGCCCAGAGAGATCACCGAGTCAACCTCGTCGAGGTACAGGGCCATGAAAAGACAGCGAATCGCTGA
- a CDS encoding hypothetical protein (EggNog:ENOG41), which yields MGGFRAVEDRPTPKEVYNWRLYTEAAVIATGSLLFGYDSAFIGTTIARDSFKRDFNIKPEDSADISSNITATFQAGAFFGAIICFLITEKIGRKWALQANVVVFLIGAILMTAATHQLSYIYAGRALTGIACGAITATVPSYIAELSIVSIRGILTGLFEVTYQTGSLIGFWINYGINQNMNPSSAAAWRVPMAVQIAPAAILFVGGFFLHESPLWLMRKNREEDATKALESLRQIPRDHKYLQEDLDMIRKRLADEALVASRFGTGPWALFRGAVSELTKKGMRNRVLLVFCSFALQNMSGAAAINYYSPTLFGSLGISDVALYTGIYGLVKAVASIIFYGALIDMWGRRNPTIISSAMCSACLWIVGAYVKIGHPATIIAEGKELSPSTAAGGKAATAMIMIYSVFWSFGLNGIPWIVSAEIFPGALRTLTGTYAACVQWLTQFAITKALPYIFKSFGYGTWFFFACWMITATVWAFFFLPETKGKTLEEMDVMFGYVHDRAPSEQDDMVKAGARSSVTEHKEENV from the exons ATGGGTGGCTTTCGCGCTGTGGAAGATAGGCCTACGCCAAAGGAGGTGTACAATTGGCGACTGTACACTGAGGCTGCTGTTATTGCTACAGGATCACTGCT GTTCGGTTATGATTCTGCTTTTATCGGCACCACCATTGCTCGCGATAGCTTCAAGCGtgacttcaacatcaagcccGAGGACTCGGCTGACATCTCGAGTAACATCACTGCTACCTTCCAAGCTGGTGCTTTCTTTGGTGCTATCATTTGCTTTTTGA TTACTGAAAAGATTGGTCGCAAGTGGGCTCTTCAGGCCAATGTTGTTGTGTTCCTCATCGGTGCTATTCTCATGACTGCTGCTACTCACCAACTGTCTTATATCT ACGCTGGCCGCGCTCTCACCGGTATCGCATGCGGTGCCATCACCGCCACAGTCCCCAGCTACATCGCCGAACTCTCCATCGTTTCTATCCGCGGTATCCTCACCGGTCTCTTCGAGGTCACATACCAAACGGGTTCTCTGATCGGCTTCTGGATCAACTATGGCATCAACCAGAACATGAACCCTTCTTCCGCCGCAGCATGGCGAGTCCCCATGGCTGTGCAGATCGCGCCCGCTGCTATCCTCTTCGTCGGTGGCTTCTTCCTGCATGAGAGTCCATTGTGGTTGATGCGCAAGAATCGTGAGGAGGATGCTACCAAGGCGCTTGAGAGTCTGCGACAGATTCCTCGTGATCACAAGT ATCTTCAAGAGGATCTTGACATGATTCGAAAGCGTCTTGCGGATGAAGCCCTCGTTGCTAGCAGGTTTGGTACCGGACCTTGGGCTCTTTTCCGAGGTGCTGTGTCTGAACTTACCAAGAAGGGAATGCGAAACCGTGTTCTGCTTGTTTTCTGCTCTTTTGCGCTGCAGAACATGTCTGGTGCTGCTG CCATCAACTACTACTCACCCACTCTTTTCGGTTCTCTCGGTATTAGCGATGTTGCCCTCTACACTGGTATCTATGGTCTTGTAAAGG CTGTTGCATCTATCATCTTCTACGGTGCTCTTATCGACATGTGGGGACGACGTAACCCtaccatcatctcatctgcCATGTGCTCTGCTTGTCTTTGGATCGTTGGAGCTTATGTCAAGATTGGACACCCTGCTACTATCATTGCTGAGGGCAAGGAGCTCTCTCCCTCGACTGCCGCTGGTGGAAAGGCTGCTACCGCTATGATCATGATCTACTCTGTGTT CTGGTCCTTTGGCCTCAACGGTATCCCATGGATTGTCTCCGCCGAGATCTTCCCTGGTGCTCTCCGAACCTTGACAGGTACATACGCAGCCTGCGTTCAATG GCTCACCCAATTTGCCATCACCAAGGCTCTTCCCTACATCTTCAAGTCCTTCGGCTACGGAACATGGTTCTTCTTCGCATGCTGGATGATCACCGCCACCGTCTGggcctttttcttcctccccgAGACAAAGGGCAAGACCCTCGAAGAGATGGACGTCATGTTTGGCTACGTTCACGACCGCGCTCCAAGCGAGCAGGACGATATGGTCAAGGCTGGTGCCAGATCTTCTGTGACTGAGCACAAGGAGGAAAATGTTTAA
- a CDS encoding hypothetical protein (EggNog:ENOG41) → MECKWRPQQRSGVQRRQAPSTEVHDQSIEQHLSPNFDTSPGSSVFQPGNAVDEVFDYASFMWDYGDFWQNASPETQQHQGLETNMLAAQSQITFPDRTAFATPLPAPSLTQSTGSRDQDTTDASTKLVEFFASSVNPPIIAEVETQKKWVSMRQAVVEMARISPMVRHAIMAFSNLLLSRRDGNWTMSDEDHYQRGVTEVASHDGTSMSEHSPAREYLLAALFFLSYIDILESRLDAAHSNLKRAYTLFQSSNKHGLTAVEKQLLLWIRLLDGRAVTAGGSGLFLTKDDEVLLVEASPASFDGEPEEVSKDPAEDIEDVLFQVLYQPGVVFYQKVQSFMGRISKIDPWHRSRGTVEDEIEVMNIGTVIAADLRTLYEHRPPLMDFAVAGKLKEPHVSKHLAFVITRAFRTYLSNYYASKVHLHRVAYKNLPLTKEASEALDQIRNLARQIVADLDPEDTLPVNMLWPLLMLGVEEQDANEKAWIKTQILRMEKVAGNARITAQVLEEVQARQDAAKARMDIRAVMHAVFNSCFAIV, encoded by the exons ATGGAGTGCAAATGGCGACCCCAGCAACGATCAGGAGTTCAAAGAAGACAAGCGCCTTCTACCGAAGTCCATGATCAATCTATCGAGCAGCACCTATCACCAAATTTCGACACATCGCCGGGAAGCTCAGTGTTCCAACCAGGTAACGCAGTTGATGAAGTCTTCGATTATGCAAGTTTCATGTGGGACTACGGCGATTTTTGGCAAAACGCTTCACCAGAGACACAGCAACATCAGGGGTTGGAAACAAACATGTTG GCGGCCCAATCGCAGATCACATTTCCAGACAGGACAGCCTTTGCAACACCCCTTCCGGCGCCCTCACTCACACAAAGCACCGGGAGTCGGGACCAAGATACTACGGATGCAAGCACTAAGTTGGTGGAATTCTTCGCCAGCTCGGTCAACCCCCCCATCATCGCTGAGGTCGAGACTCAGAAGAAGTGGGTGTCCATGCGACAAGCTGTTGTTGAAATGGCAAGAATTTCTCCCATGGTGCGACATGCGATCATGGCCTTTTCGAATCTACTTCTTTCTCGACGTGATGGGAATTGGACCATGAGCGACGAGGATCATTATCAGCGAGGCGTGACCGAGGTcgcgagccatgatggcaCATCAATGTCGGAACACAGCCCTGCACGCGAATACCTTCTCGCAGCGTTATTCTTTCTCAGTTATATCGATATCTTGGAGAGTCGACTCGACGCTGCGCACTCAAACCTCAAGCGCGCATATACGCTCTTCCAAAGTAGTAATAAGCACGGTCTCACAGCGGTAGAGAAGCAGTTGCTTCTTTGGATTCGACTTCTCGATGGTCGGGCGGTAACGGCTGGTGGCTCTGGCCTTTTCCTCACTAAGGACGACGAAGTTCTTTTGGTAGAAGCATCACCCGCGAGTTTCGATGGTGAGCCTGAAGAAGTTTCGAAGGATCCCGCTGAAGACATTGAGGACGTATTGTTTCAAGTGCTGTATCAACCTGGCGTTGTGTTCTACCAGAAAGTCCAAAGCTTCATGGGGAGGATATCCAAGATAGACCCCTGGCATCGTTCTCGAGGGACGGTCGAAGATGAAATCGAAGTCATGAACATCGGTACGGTCATAGCGGCTGATTTGCGAACACTATACGAACACCGCCCACCATTGATGGACTTTGCTGTGGCAGGCAAGCTAAAGGAGCCTCACGTCTCGAAGCATCTAGCCTTTGTCATCACGCGAGCATTTCGAACGTACCTCTCGAACTATTACGCTAGCAAAGTCCACCTTCACCGCGTTGCCTACAAGAATCTTCCCTTGACAAAAGAGGCGTCTGAGGCATTGGACCAGATCCGAAATCTCGCTAGACAAATTGTGGCGGACTTGGACCCTGAGGATACGCTTCCCGTCAACATGCTATGGCCGCTGCTGATGCTAGGAGTTGAAGAGCAAGACGCCAACGAGAAGGCGTGGATAAAGACTCAGATTCTTAGAATGGAGAAGGTTGCTGGCAACGCACGCATCACGGCGCAAGTGTTGGAAGAGGttcaagctcgacaagatgctgccaaggcACGAATGGATATCCGGGCTGTGATGCATGCAGTTTTCAACTCATGCTTTGCCATAGTCTGA
- a CDS encoding hypothetical protein (EggNog:ENOG41), which yields MPTQEVLSQWEASSPTIKSEGPLQGTTNPPQSLVSKHECFAIPLNAEASRRKTKGFQQDRVRNSGARTPGSIHADIVAQIEAKRERKASGEAEKEKKEAEVEKST from the exons ATGCCTACTCAAGAAGTGCTTAGCCAGTGGGAAGCTTCTTCCCCGACTATCAAAAGCGAAGGCCCCCTTCAAGGCACAACTAACC ctcctcagtCCTTGGTTTCTAAGCACGAGTGCTTTGCCATACCGCTCAACGCGGAA GCTTCCAGACGAAAGACTAAAGGGTTTCAACAGGATCGCGTTCGCAATAGTGGTGCTCGTACGCCCGGCTCTATCCACGCCGACATCGTCGCCCAGATAGAAGCGAAGCGAGAGCGAAAGGCCTCGGGGGAagcagagaaggagaagaaggaggctgaggttgagaagtcAACATAA
- a CDS encoding hypothetical protein (EggNog:ENOG41) — MEHDTKTPQYKTSDPTSFASESVKRRWPVILTQGIDDVYRAVTKTSDPEKLAEGKKIIEKLANLKYEVEHDRKLSPLPDDGFTEEIETYNKELEALGPDAHWYDVPWLFSECYLYRRIAAIFRMTEHWRSYDLFARQKMDTFRSSRPAVLELASNYRQLVEQLRADKDSTHDPEAEKTLFQEMFEICLWGNATDLSLLTNLTYEDIQKLQGSSARKAAEKNILVNDLPKAFDILKKAQAEGKKERRVDIVLDNAGFELYVDMILAGYLLSAGLATQVVLRPKSIPWFVSDVVPSDFSGLLNAVANPRALYDTPSEDEELQGKKPEPLSEEGEKDLKFLFQEWATFHAEGQLMLRPNRYWTYGGSFWRLPAENTELHEELKEAELVIFKGDLNYRKLTADAAWPATTSFIEALGPMGPSSGVNVLSLRTCKADVVVGLPEGKDEELRQLEGGGGDSGARKWAWNGKWAVVNLSQGH, encoded by the exons ATGGAGCACGATACCAAGACCC CCCAATACAAAACGAGCGACCCTACTTCGTTCGCGAGTGAATCCGTCAAGAGGCGATGGCCTGTTATTCTG ACCCAAGGAATTGACGATGTCTACCGTGCCGTTACCAAGACCAGCGACCCCGAGAAACTAGCCGAGGGCAAGAAGATTATCGAGAAACTCGCCAATCTCAAGTACGAGGTTGAGCACGACCGAAAGCTCAG TCCACTCCCCGACGATGGATTCACAGAAGAGATCGAGACATATAACAAGGAGCTCGAGGCTCTTGGCCCCGATGCTCACTGGTACGATGTACCATGGCTGTTCTCTGAATGCTACCTATACAG ACGCATCGCGGCCATATTCCGCATGACCGAACACTGGAGATCCTACGATCTTTTCGCCCGACAGAAGATGGACACATTCCGATCATCAAGACCCGCCGTTCTTGAGCTCGCTAGCAACTATAGGCAATTAGTCGAGCAGCTCCGCGCTGATAAGGACTCAACGCACGAtcctgaggctgagaagactCTGTTCCAGGAGATGTTTGAGATTTGCCTTTGGGGAAACGCTACAGACTTGTCACTGCTGACAAATTTGACCTATGAGGATATCCAGAAACTTCAGGGTTCTTCGGCTCGTAAGGCGGCTGAGAAGAATATCCTCGTCAATGATCTCCCTAAGGCGTTTGATATTCTTAAGAAGGCGCAGGCTGAAGGCAAGAAGGAGCGTCGCGTTGATATCGTTCTCGACAATGCTGGTTTTGAGTTGTATGTCGATATGATTCTGGCCGGGTACCTTCTCTCAGCTGGTCTCGCTACGCAAGTCGTCCTGCGACCCAAATCTATTCCCTGGTTCGTCTCCGACGTTGTGCCCAGCGACTTCAGCGGCTTGTTGAACGCCGTCGCCAACCCCCGCGCTCTATATGACACACCATCAGAGGATGAGGAACTTCAGGGTAAGAAGCCTGAGCCCCTGTCTGAGGAGGGCGAGAAGGATCTCAAATTCCTTTTCCAGGAGTGGGCTACATTCCACGCTGAGGGACAGCTTATGCTCCGACCTAACCGATACTGGACTTATGGCGGTAGCTTCTGGCGACTACCCGCTGAGAACACCGAGTTACacgaggagctcaaggaggcCGAGCTTGTCATCTTTAAGGGTGATCTAAACTACCGCAAGCTCACCGCTGAT GCTGCTTGGCCCGCTACCACATCATTCATCGAGGCTCTCGGACCCATGGGTCCCTCATCGGGCGTCAACGTCTTGTCGTTGCGAACGTGCAAGGCTGATGTTGTCGTTGGTCTTCCGGAGGgtaaggatgaggagttgaGGCAACTTGAGGGCGGCGGTGGTGATTCTGGTGCTCGAAAGTGGGCGTGGAACGGAAAATGGGCTGTTGTGAACCTGTCTCAGGGTCATTAG